The sequence GGCAATACCAAAAACGCAAGATTAAGGAGCTTAATGATAAAAAGACAGAACTTGATCGTGAAGCTTTCAAAAAATCATTCAACAAAATTGTGGAGAAAACATGCTTATGCGTAGGGTTAAGTAATTCCGTATTATTGGAAAATCACATAGAAATGTATCGTGGCTCAAAAGGTATCGCCGTGTGCCCTGGGCCCAACATGGCTTATTTTTCAAAAATTGCTACGCTAAAAGAAATGGTGGACCATATATATGGTAGGACCAACATAGTCCAAAAAGAAATTCGCCCCCACATGTTCACTAAAGAACTTAAATTATATATCGATTATCTTCTAACAAAGATAGAGGAATGTCAAGGGCAATTGAGCGATTCACAACTTAAATATTTTCAATTGTTTGAAGCAAGTCTGGAAGAAGGAGTGAGCTATTATAAAGAACTGTTTTCAAGCCTTAAGTCACAGTTTGAGGATATTAAACCCAGGCTGCTGCAGGAATTAAACCTACTTCAGAAAGAGTTGAAATATGTTAAATGGAGTATATGTTCAAATTTCAAAGAAGCCTCCATTAGTTGATGAATATCAATAAGATAAAAAGAATAACATGTATTCTAAAAAAGAAGAGATATTTAATGCAGTAACCCACGGAGTGGGGGCCTGCCTTGCCATAGCTGCATTGGTAATTTTGATTGTTCTGGCTGCAATAAAAGGCACAACCATTCATGTGGTAAGCTTTTCCATCTTTGGAGCCATGTTAGTAATACTTTACACTGTATCAACGCTTTATCATAGTTTGACCCACAAGAAGGCAAAAAGACTATTCAGGAAGTTTGATCATATGTCCATTTTCCTGCTGATAGCAGGTACCTATACACCCTTTTGTCTAGCTATATTAAAAAATTCATTAGGATGGACCATTTTTGGAGTTGTATGGGGAATAGCGATTGCAGGTATTTTGATGAAAGTTTTTTATGTAGGTAAAAAGGAGATACTTTCAATAGTTCTGTATATCACGCTGGGATGGATTGTAATAATTGCTATTCAGCCATTACATATGCTCATGTCCTTTCAGGGTTTTGTGTTCCTAATATTAGGGGGTATATTCTATACCTTGGGAACATTTTTTTACGCTCAGCACAAGATTAAGTATAATCATGGGATTTGGCATTTATTTGTACTGGCAGGAAGCACTCTCCATTTTTTTTC comes from Catalinimonas alkaloidigena and encodes:
- the trhA gene encoding PAQR family membrane homeostasis protein TrhA; protein product: MYSKKEEIFNAVTHGVGACLAIAALVILIVLAAIKGTTIHVVSFSIFGAMLVILYTVSTLYHSLTHKKAKRLFRKFDHMSIFLLIAGTYTPFCLAILKNSLGWTIFGVVWGIAIAGILMKVFYVGKKEILSIVLYITLGWIVIIAIQPLHMLMSFQGFVFLILGGIFYTLGTFFYAQHKIKYNHGIWHLFVLAGSTLHFFSVLSLLP